The following coding sequences lie in one Candidatus Margulisiibacteriota bacterium genomic window:
- a CDS encoding saccharopine dehydrogenase NADP-binding domain-containing protein, with translation KRVKDSLKKGVKYVIDRVTKENYKKLLAKYVGPGDLIIDLAWNIDCRSIVTWCRDNQVLYVNTSVEEWDPYKDEQRNDPTKYTLYARHMEIRKMIEGWGNNNGTTAIVDHGANPGLVSHFTKHALIQIAEKIIAEKPKNSRNKQLEEYIRVKDFARLAMLTGTKVVHISERDTQITDQPKQVNEFVNTWSIEGFYEEGVAPAELGWGTHEKYVPEGAFFHETGPRNQICLRTLGMRTWVRSWVPCGEITGMVIRHGEAFSISDRLTVWEHGEAVYRPTVHYAYCPSDCAVVSLRELEMRQFKMQEKQRIMSDEIISGRDELGVLLMGHDFNSWWCGSLLDIHTSRKLVPHQQATTMQVAISVVAASIWMIKNPKRGFLMPDDIDHEEILKIAKPYIKPFVSKPVNWTPLDNLNTKFTKFDMPTPKKDDVWQFTTFLVK, from the coding sequence AAAGCGAGTAAAGGACTCGCTTAAAAAAGGGGTTAAATACGTTATCGACCGGGTAACCAAGGAAAACTACAAGAAACTCCTGGCCAAATATGTTGGTCCAGGTGATCTGATCATCGACTTGGCCTGGAACATTGATTGCCGATCGATCGTCACCTGGTGCCGTGATAACCAGGTCCTTTATGTCAATACTTCTGTAGAAGAATGGGATCCATACAAGGACGAACAAAGGAACGACCCGACCAAGTATACTCTTTATGCCCGCCATATGGAGATCCGCAAAATGATCGAAGGATGGGGGAACAACAACGGAACGACCGCGATCGTCGATCATGGGGCCAATCCGGGGCTTGTTTCCCACTTTACCAAACACGCTTTGATCCAGATCGCGGAAAAGATCATCGCGGAAAAACCAAAAAATTCACGGAATAAACAACTTGAAGAATATATCAGGGTCAAAGATTTTGCCCGGCTGGCGATGCTGACCGGGACCAAGGTTGTTCACATTTCAGAGCGTGATACCCAGATCACCGACCAGCCGAAGCAGGTCAATGAATTCGTCAACACCTGGAGCATTGAAGGTTTTTATGAAGAAGGGGTCGCTCCGGCCGAACTGGGTTGGGGGACGCACGAAAAGTATGTTCCTGAAGGGGCCTTTTTCCATGAGACCGGACCGCGCAATCAGATCTGTTTACGAACGCTTGGGATGAGGACCTGGGTCCGTTCCTGGGTCCCGTGCGGCGAGATCACCGGGATGGTCATTCGCCACGGTGAAGCATTCAGCATTTCTGATCGATTGACCGTTTGGGAGCATGGAGAAGCAGTGTATCGTCCAACGGTCCATTATGCCTATTGTCCGAGCGACTGTGCTGTTGTCTCCCTGCGGGAGCTGGAGATGCGCCAATTCAAAATGCAGGAGAAGCAAAGGATCATGTCGGACGAGATCATTTCCGGACGGGACGAGCTGGGGGTCCTGCTCATGGGGCATGACTTCAATTCCTGGTGGTGTGGCAGCTTGCTTGATATCCACACTTCCCGGAAGCTGGTCCCGCACCAGCAGGCGACCACCATGCAGGTGGCGATCTCGGTCGTGGCCGCTTCCATCTGGATGATCAAGAACCCCAAGCGGGGTTTCCTGATGCCCGACGATATCGACCACGAAGAGATCCTTAAAATTGCCAAGCCGTATATCAAACCGTTCGTTTCCAAGCCGGTCAATTGGACCCCGCTGGACAACCTGAATACCAAGTTCACCAAGTTTGATATGCCGACGCCGAAAAAGGATGACGTCTGGCAGTTTACGACCTTTCTGGTGAAGTAA